AACATTTAAAATGGGCTGATATTGTTATTACAGCAGAAGGAAAAATTGATAAACAAACTAAAAGAGGTAAAGCACCCTATGGAATTGCCGTGAGAGCTAAAAAAGAGGGAAAACCTGTTATAGCTTTTGCAGGACAAATATTTGACAATTCAACCGAAATATTCAATGGTGCATATTCATTTATTAACAAACCAATGGATTTAAAAACAGCTTTTTCCGAAACAAAAAATTTACTTTTTTCATCTGTAAAACAAATTGCTAAAACTATATTTACAATTTCGAAATTATGATTTATATCAATTTATAGATTAAAGTTAGATTTCATGCCAATAAGAAATCGCAGATTCAATTAGCAAATATAAATAAAAGATAGAAAAACAGTTTGTCACCTCTACAAGCAAATATTGTTGAATAATATATCTTTTTACCAAATAACTAATAATCAAATTAAAATTTGACAATACTTGTAAAAAACACTAACTTTGAACTACAAATTTAAATTTCTAAAAAATGAAAAAAATTACTTTTTTGTTTGTATTGCTAATGTTATTTATTGGTCTTCAATTATGCTATACCCAAGCACCAGATTGGTCACGAGTGCTCCAATTTAATACCTTTGATCTTCAATATGGCAGAGTTGTAACGACTGATGCCAGTAATGTGTACATGGCAGGTAGTATTAGCGGACCAATTACCTTCGACGGCACAAGTTTTACAAGTGTTGGAGCTCGTGATATGATTATTGTTAAACTAAGCAATACCGGTGTAACTACATGGGTAAAACAAATTAATGCTCAGGTAAATGGACTTATAACCGCTAAGGCTATAAAAGTGGATACCAACCAAAATTTATATGTATCCGGCACTTTTACAGGAACAACAACTATTGGCAGTAGCACTATCACTTCCGGAACATTGTATAATGAATTTATAGCTAAGTTCGATGTTGATGGAAATGGTGTGTGGGCTACAGCATACTTGGCTGCAGGTACCGGCAGCAGTAAAATAGCGCTTGATAACAATGGTAATAGCTATTTAATAAGCAGTAGTAGTAAATTATTTAAATTTGACAATTCCGGTATAAAGCAATGGGAACAGAACTATACAGACCAAACTTTGCAGGCAATTGCCGTTTATGATTCCAATCTTTATATAGGTGGTGCACTTCCTTATGGTACAACTACCTTTGGGACAATCACATTAACTTCTGGAACGACATTGAATACAGGCTTTTTAGTTAAGGCAACCTTGGATGGTGTTTACTATGATTCAATTGTTGAGGGAGGTTTACCTTTATCTACCAAGGAGGGTAATTATCAAGCAGTGGGTTACTTTTATCATCCAACAGCACCTAGAGCAATTAACTTAATAAAGGCTGTATATGGAATGGAAGAGGATAAACTTTTTACATTCGTAGGTGATTTGACTACTTATACAGGTTCCTTAATTTTTATAATCAACGGAGATAGTACCATTTCATATGACCCAAGTAGTAATATAAATGGAAATATAGTAACAGCAATTCCAGACAGTGTAAATTATTATGATCCTTTAGAACACAAGTTTTATTTGAACTATCAGTACAGTATGTATGGTACACCAAGATTAATATCCGAAGTATTAACATTAGTAGAAACAACTGGAGCTTCAGGGAATGGCACTTCAATTGCAGATATAACATTTGATAATGCTGGTAATTTGTTGATTGCAGGAGGATCTACCAATTTTTTAACACTTGATACTGTTTCCTTAATAAATACTGTTCCTAGCACTTATATTGCAAAATGTGATACCAGTTTCAACTTCTTATGGGCTAAACAGAGTTCAAAACTTAATCCAAGCACATTAACTAACTTTAGTATTTATAGCGATAACTTCGATAACATCTATGAAGTAGGTTATTCAACACTCAATGAACCCATTTCCTATGGATCTGTAACTGTTCATAATTTACCAGGTTCTTCGTTCCTATTTAAGTTCGATTCAAATGGTAATGCTATTAACGGCTATTCAATTAATTCGCCAAGTAAGAATGGTACAATGATTTCGATTGAAGGTAAAATATTAAGTACAGGTTCATATGATATTAGTGGGGAAATTTTTTATGGTAATTTATTCATAAACCAATATAATGGTGAAAACCTGGAATGGCGAAAAATTTCAACAAATACACAATCAGGTACTGCCATTGTTAATTATGTAAAACATGATTCATCCGGAAATACATATGTTAAATCAAGTGTATCCGGGTATTGTAACTATTTTGGGACTATTATTAATAGTAATAGTAATAGTAGTGTAACTGTTATTGCAAAACACGATATTACCGGAAATTTATTGTGGGTAAATCAAGTAGTTGATTTAAAACCGAATTCACTTGGAAGTCCTAGTTTTGGCCCAGGGTTTACACTTGATAAGGATAATAATGTACTGACAGTAGGTCGTTTTGAAACTTCACTGAATATTGGAGATCAAACTTTTATCAACCAAAATACCTTTAATGATGGTTATGTGGCAAAATACAATTCAAATGGTCAATTTGCATGGGCTGTACAATTGAATGCTGATGGATGGGATTGTACATTAGACGGGATTACTGCCGATAGTGAAGGAAATGTTATAGTATCCGGAGAATTCACGTCTGAAATAACTATTTCAGGCAATACAATCAGTGCTGGCACTAATTATGGTGTATTCATTATAAAATTTGATGCCAACGGTAATTACATATGGGCACATGGCTTTCCAATAGGTGAACTTGTTTACTTAGCAATGGTGAGTGCTGATGAAAACAATAATATTTACCTTGCAGGAGAAATGTATAATCGTACAACTAATTTATTGACATTCGGAACAGTTTCAACACCACAGACAAACGAGGATGGCGGCACGGTTTTGGTAAAATTTGATGCAGACGGCAACCCACAATGGGCTAATACCTATGGTGGTGTTGTAGGCGCTTCAGGAGCCGATGGTTGGCCCGTTGATATAAAAACCGATGCAACCGGTAATACCTACCTTTGGGGTTGGTGCCGGAATAATGCTGTTTTTGGAACTACTACCTTAACCAATCCATTTGATCATAAATGGTCATACTATTTAACAAAAATTAATACCGCAGGCGATGTTGTATGGGCAAATGCTGTTTATGAAAAAAACTATAGCGTTAACTATGGCGATTTATTAGACTTGGATAAAACCGGAAATATTTATGTAGGCGGACATTTTAGGGATTCAATAAGTATTGCAGGCACAATATACATACCGGATGGGTTAAATGACTTTTTTGTTGCCCGATATTCAAACAACGGTGGGTTTCAATGGATAAAGACAATACCTGCTGATGTCCGTCCTATAAATGCCATTAGTGTTTTTAACGATAATATTTTGACTTTAGGAGGTTCTTCCGGAAAAAATTCAACTTTAGGAAATTTTGATATTATAAGGAAAGGCGGTTCATCTTGTATTATTGCTACTTTAGGCAATTTGCCATTTTTAACTGTTTCAGCCGATACCCTCACAATTGAAGCAGCAGCCAGTAGTACCACTACATTTGATATAAGTTCAAATGTTAGTTGGACAGCAGAAAGCAATCAAAGCTGGTTAACCGTGAATAGCAGTTCAGGTTCAGACGATGAAACCATAACACTGACTGCTACTGCAAACCCAACAACCAGCCCAAGAACAGCAACCGTAACCGTTTCGGAAAACAGAGTGCCCCCGCAAACTATAATTGTTATACAAGACAGCGCAGCACCTGTTTTAACAGTTTCAACAAACACCCTCGCAATTGCCGCAGCAGATAGCAGTACAGCTACATTTGATATAAACTCAAATATTAATTGGACAGCAGAAAGCAATCAAAGCTGGTTAATTGTGAGCAACAGTGCAGGCTTTGGCGATGAAACAATAACACTGACCGCGACAGCAAACACAACAATTAGTTCAAGAACAGCAACTGTAACTGTTTCGGGAAACGGAGTAAGCACGCAAACTATAGTCGTTACTCAAGACGGTGCAGCACCTGTTTTAACAGTTTCAACAGACACATTAACAATTGCAGCAACAGACAGCAGTATTGTTACATTTGATATAACCACAAATATCAGCTGGATAGCAATAGGCAATCAAAGTTGGTTAACTGTAAGCAGTAGTGCAGGTTCTGGCGATGAAACTATAACACTGACTGCCACAGCAAACCCAACAATCATTTCAAGAACAGCAAGCGTAACCGTTTATGGAACAGGTGTAACCGAGCAAATCATTACTATAGTACAAGATGCTGCAATACCTGTTTTGACAGTTTCAACAAACACATTGACAATTACAGCAACAGACCCCATAACAGTTACATTTGATATAACTTCAAATATCAGTTGGGCAGCAGAAAGCAATCAAAATTGGTTAACCGTAAGCAGCAGTGCAGGTTCCGGCAATGAAACTATAACACTGACTGCCACAACAAACCCAATAACCAGTTCAAGAACAGCGATTGTAACCGTTTCAGGAACCGGTGTAACAGAGCAAATCATTACCGTAGTACAAGACGGTGCAATACCTGTTTTAATGGTTTCAACAAACACATTAACAATTGCAGCAGCAGACAGTAGTACCGCTACATTTGATATAAGCTCAAATATCAGCTGGATAGAATTAAGCAATCAAAGCTGGTTAACCATGAGCAGTAGTGCAGGTTCTGGCAATGAAACTATAACACTGACTGCCACAGCAAACCCAACAATTAGTTCAAGAACAGCAATTATAACCGTTTATGGAACAGGTGTAACCGAGCAAATCATTACTGTAGTACAAGACAGCGCAGCACCTGTTTTGACGGTTTCTACAAACACATTGACAATTGCAGCAACAGACAGCACAAGTGCTACATTTGATATAGCTTCAAATATCAGTTGGACAGCAGAAAGCAATCAAAACTGGTTAACCATAAGCAGTAGTGCAGGTTCTGAAAATGAAACTATAACACTGACTGCCACAGCAAACTCAATAACCAGTTCAAGAACAGCAACTATAACCGTTTCGGGAAATGGAGTAAGCGAGCAAATCATTACTGTAGTACAAGACGCTTCAACATCTGTTTTGATGGTTTCAACAAACACATTGACAATTGCAGCAGCAGACAGTAGTAATGTTACATTTGATATAAGCTCAAATATCAGTTGGATAGCAATAAGCGATCAAAGCTGGTTAACCGTAAGCAGCAGTGTAGGTTCCGGTGATGAAACTATAATACTGACTGCCACAGCAAACTCAATAACCAGCCAAAGAACAGCGACAGTAACTGTTTATGGAACCGGTGTAACAGAGCAAATCATTACCATAGTACAAGACGCTGCAATATCTATTTTGACAGTTTCAACAAACACATTGACAATTGCAGCAACAGATAATAGTACCGCAACATTTGATATAAACTCAAATATCAGTTGGACAGCAGAAAGCAATCAAAGCTGGTTAACCGTAGGCATTGGTGCAGGCTTTGGCAATGAAACTATAACACTAACTGCTACAGCAAACCCAATAATCAGCTCAAGAACAGCAATTGTAACAGTTTATGGAACAGGTGTAACAGAGCAAATCATTATTGTAATACAAAATGCTGCAATATCTGTTTTGACGGTTTCAGCAAACACATTGACAATAGCAGCAACAGACAGCACAAGCGCTACATTTGAAATAAGCTCAAATATCAGTTGGATAGCAATAAGCAATCAAATCTGGTTAACTGTAAGCAGTAGTGCAGGTTCTGGCGATGAAACTATAACACTGACTGCCACATCAAACCCAACAACCGATTTAAGAACAGCAACCGTAACTGTTTATGGAACAGGTGTAACAGAGCAAACTGTAACTGTAACTCAAAATGGAATAATAACAAGAATAAATGAAATTATCAATAATTACAATGTTAATCTTTATCCAAATCCAAATAATGGTAAGTTTAACCTTGACTTGGACAATTTCAATAGTAATGATATTATTAATATAACAATTATTAATTCGCTTGGTATTGTTATTAAGAAATTTGAATTAACAAAAATTTCAGCCAATTATACTCAAGAAATAGATTTGGGTAATTTGGTAAAAAGCTTATATTTCATGACTTTACAAACGAATAAAACATGGGCGGTTAAATCATTTGTGGTGCAATAAACACATACGTAAATGGCAAATTCTCAACTCACCTGATAAAATAGATTTAAAAACAGCTTTATCCGAAACAAAAAATTTGCTTTTTTCATCTGTAAAACAAATTGCTAAAACTATATTTGTTTTTTCGAAATAAGGATTTTTATCAAAGTTATGTGCAACTAAAATAAAAAAGATGACTATTGATAGAATTGATTGGCACTCTGGTGGAGATTACCCTGAAGACTTGCCACATGAAAATGGAGGGACACATATCGGTTTTTACATTTCTTGGATATTAAACAATTACTTACACGGAGAATTGCATAGGGAAAGTGAAACTGACTTGAAACATGTTAAAAAGGTAATTAATAGAGAAATAACAGGACTAGATTTTTTGATTTCTCAATGTGATGAAAAATTTTGGGATGAAGACATGAATGAAGAAGGAAATGCATTTACCGAATTCTATTATTCAAACGAGAAAACTTCAAGATTTTATGATGATTACTCAAATACATTAGCTCAAAAGTTAGAATCAATTTATCACGTTGAAAACACTTGGAATAATTATGACAAATTAGCTAAAGTAATTGACAAAAGATATTCTGATTGGAAAAATAACATGAATAAAAAATGGTGAGAAATATGGAAATAAAGCCCATAATAAAAACTATACACAATAAGGGTTGCGGTGTAAAACTAAAATAAATGCAATTAATAAACATAGTAGAAACTTGATAGAAAAGTGCAATAAAACCCGCACTGCTCATATCAAAAACCTTATTAACAATAATAGAATAAAATTATATTTAGTTGAAAATTATATTTATAAATAAATTTATATAAATGAAAAAAAAAATACTAATAACATACCAAATACCAAAAGAAGGACTTACAAAACTATATGATAATTACGAAGTTACATATCCTGATAAAACAATTTTATCAACAGAAGATATGCTTGAAATCATTAGCGAATATGATGCTATTATTACTGTATTCGGTAAAAAGTTAGATAATAAAGTAATTGAAAAAGGCACCAAACTAAGAATAATAAGCAATTATGGTGTAGGTTACGATAATATCGACATTAATTATGCAAAGGAAAAAGGAATTATAGTAACCAACACTCCAAATCCTGTAACTGAACCAACCGCAGAAGTAGCAATAGGACTAATGCTTTCTTTAATGAGAAGAATTGGAGAATGTAATAACCGATTACGAACAGAAAAGGATTTTAAGTGGGGCATAATGGAAAATCTCGGAAGAACACTATCAGGAAAAACACTGGGAATAATCGGAATGGGTAAAATTGGGAAATCAACAGCAATTAAGGCAAAAGTTTTTGGAATGAACATAATCTATAATAACAGAAACAGATTATCATCTGAAATAGAACATGAATTAGGTGTAAAATTCGTAAAATTTAATGAACTTTTAGAAACAGCAGATGTGATTTCAATTCACACTCCCTTAAGCAATGAAACACACCACATGTTGAGCGAACAGGAATTCAGCATAATGAAACCATCTGTTTTTATTATAAATACAGCAAGAGGTGCAGTAATTGATGAAAAAATATTAATAAAATACCTTCAAGAAGGTAAAATTGCAGGAGCAGGCTTGGATGTTTTTGAAAATGAACCAAATATTCCGTCTGAACTTAAAAAAATGAATAATGTAGTGATAATTCCTCATATTGGAACAGGTACAGTTGAAACAAGAATAGAAATAGCTCAGGTTGCCTCAAAAAATATTATTGATTATTTTGAAGGAAAAACATCGGAATTTGTTGTTAATAAATAAAATCTGTGAACGGCTTTAGCCCTCAACGAAGTTAATCTATGGTTAACCGTTTTTGATTTCATCATGCTAATAGAATTTCAGCCGGTATCTTTAATCCTTTATATAATGACTTTATCATTTTAAGTGTCAATTGTCTTTTTCGATTAAGTACTTCACTTACTCTACTCTGACTACCTAAATACTTTGCTAAATCAGTCTTTGTCATTCCCATTTGTTCCATCCTGAATTTAATTGCATCAACTGGGTCAGGTGGAGCAATCGGATAGTGTTTCATTTCGTATGATTCAACTAATGTACATAGCAAATCAAATTCATCTCCTTCTGGTGAATCCTTTTTTGCTCCCCATAGCTCTTCAATCCTCTTGATTGACTCATTGTAGTCTTGCTCTGTTTTTATTGGTCTTATTTCCATAATTAAATCGTTTTAGCATCAATTTTATCATATTGTTTATGTGTTCCAATAAATCGAATAAATATCACTTGAAATTCATAATCTATCGAAACAACAAGTCGATAAGAGTTGCCTTTAATATTAAATACTACTCTCCCTTTTCCAACTATACTCGCATTTATATATTGTTGCTTAAGTTCATTTGAGTTCTTCCAATCCGAAATTTTTGCATCATGATACCATGAACGTAATGAAGTTTCAGAATCAGAATATTCAGGATTTTCCCAAAACTCCCTAAGTGTTCTAAATGCGATTATTCTCATAACACAAAAATACAAAAATAAATCATGTTTCCCAAATTGGTAAGTACTTTTTTAATCTATGTCTTGTACCTATTTTTCTGTGTACCTGATAAATGTGTTACAACTTCAAACTATAAATCATTTTACCAAAGCATCATATAATATTTCAACAGGATGTTGAGCATCACGATTAGTACCGTCTTTTATCTGTTGTCTGCAACTTGTACCCGGGGCAGCAATAATAGTCTCTGACTTTGTTTTTCTGATTTCAGGGAAAAGAACTAATTCTCCGATTTGCATTGAAATATCATAATGTTCTTTTTCATAACCGAAAGCACCTGCCATACCGCAACATCCTGAAGGAATTTCATCAGCATAATAATTTTCAGGAAATGAAAGAACTTTTAAAGTAGCCGAAGTTGAAGAAAGTGCTTTTTGATGGCAATGTCCATGAAGTTTAATATATTTTAATTTATCTGTAAATTGTTCTTTTTTAATTTTCCCTTTTTCAATTTCACGAGCCAGAAATTCATCAATAAGAAATGAATTTTTTGAAATATTATTAGCAGTTTCTTGTAATGTACTATTAACCAATTCAGTGTATTCGTCTCTAAATGAAAGTATTGCAGAAGGTTCAATACCAATCAGGGGATTTTCTTCGGTAATTAAGCCTTCCAGTAACTGAACATTTTTAATAGCAATTTTTTTTGCTTCTTTTACTAATCCTTTTGACAGATAAGTTCTTCCGCTTTCAACATGCTTAGGAATTTTTACCTCATATCCAAGTTTTGTGAGTAACAGAATTGTTTTTATTCCAATATCTGAATCATTATAATTTGTAAATTCATCAATAAATAAATAAATTGTTCCTGATGTATTTTTTTTAGGAATGAGCTGTTTATAATATTTGGTTACCCATTTTTTTAATGTAATATTATTTAAAAGAGGCATACGCCGTTTTGTCGAAAACCCGATTAACCTCATCATTAATTTTGAAGTTATTGGATTGCTCATAAAAAAATTTGTAATAAAAGGTGCTATTGCACCAATTGAATTAATTTTTGTAATATTTGCAATTAACCTGCTTCTAAAAGGAATTCCGTTTGAATCGTAAAATTGTTGTAAAAATTCTGCTTTAAGTTTAGCAACATCAACACTCGATGGACACTCCGATTTACAAGCCTTACATGAAAGACATAAATCCATTATTTCATAAATTTCTTTATGGTTAAATGGATTATTTTTTTCTGAATTAGTTAATATTTCACGTAAAATATTTGCCCTTGCTCTTGTAGAATTATTTTCATCTTTAGTTGCCATATAACTCGGACACATTGTGCCTCCAATAATTTCAGTTTTTCTGCAATCACCCGAACCATTACATTTTTCAGTTGCCCTGATTATTCCCTGAGTTTTTGAAAAATCAAAGTAAGTTTTTATATCTTTTATTGGTTTTCCCGGAAAATACCTGAGATTAGTATTCATTTTCGGAGTATCGGTAATCTTTTCCGGATTGAAAATATTATCAGGGTCCCAGGTCTTTTTTATTTCTCTTAATAAATTATAATTATGTTCCCCTATCACTAAGGGTATAAACTCACCTCGTAGTCTTCCATCACCATGCTCTCCACTTAATGAACCTTTGAATTTTTTTACAAGATTTGCAGTATCCTTTGCTATTGCATGAAATATCTCAACATCCTTTTTTTCTTTAAGATTAAGTATAGGTCTCAGATGTAATTCTCCCGAACCGATATGTGCATGGTAAACACATTCGAGCTTATATTTTTTTAAATTCTTTTTAAATTCAGATATGTAATCAGGTAGCAATTCAACCTTTACCGAAGTATCTTCAATTACAGAAACCGGTTTTGCATCTCCCGGCATATTTGACAAAACGCCAAGTCCTGCTTTACGTAAGTTCCATACTCTATTTATATCTTCACCGGTAATAACAGGAAAATAGTAGCCATAACCATTTTCATGCATTTCACTTTCCAAGTTAATTGCAATTTTATTAATTTCTTCTTTAGTATCACGTGCAAATTCAATTATTAAAATTGCTGCAGGCTCATCTTTAATAAAAAACCTATTTTTTTGTTGTTCAATATTTCCTTTTGTTAAATCTAATATTTTGTTATCCATCAATTCTACTGCTCCGGGCTTATATTTTAATGCAATAAGATTTGCATGCAAAGCATCTTCAAGTGTTTTAAAATGAACACAAATAATTACCTTTTCTTTTGGAGGTAGTGGTACTAAGTTTAATTTTATTTCTGTAGTAAATGTTAATGTTCCTTCTGAACCTGCAAGAAGTTTCGAAAAATTGAATTTTTCATTTATATCCGAAAACATTTCTGTTTCTAACAAGATATCAATTGCATAGCCCGTGTTTCTTCTTTTTATAGATGATTCGGGATATTCATTTCGAATTGTTTTTTTGTTTTCATTATCTGATAATATCTTATTAATATTTTTATATATTTTATTTTCAAGTGTAGTTCCGTTTAGTTTATTATTAAATTCAACTTTTGATAATTCTTTAAATTCAACTTCAGAACCATCACTCAATAATGTTTTTACTGACAATGTATGCTCCCGTGTGCTTCCGTATA
The Bacteroidales bacterium genome window above contains:
- a CDS encoding FAD-binding protein, coding for MIKSKIFAILSKQLEGDLFTDEINRIIYSTDASVYKEKPIAVARPRNKNDIKKLIKFAKENKTLLIPRTAGTSLAGQVVGNGIIVDVSKYMNKILEVNPEEKWVRVEPGVILDELNIYLKQYNLFFGPETSTSNCCMIGGMLGNNACGSHSIIYGSTREHTLSVKTLLSDGSEVEFKELSKVEFNNKLNGTTLENKIYKNINKILSDNENKKTIRNEYPESSIKRRNTGYAIDILLETEMFSDINEKFNFSKLLAGSEGTLTFTTEIKLNLVPLPPKEKVIICVHFKTLEDALHANLIALKYKPGAVELMDNKILDLTKGNIEQQKNRFFIKDEPAAILIIEFARDTKEEINKIAINLESEMHENGYGYYFPVITGEDINRVWNLRKAGLGVLSNMPGDAKPVSVIEDTSVKVELLPDYISEFKKNLKKYKLECVYHAHIGSGELHLRPILNLKEKKDVEIFHAIAKDTANLVKKFKGSLSGEHGDGRLRGEFIPLVIGEHNYNLLREIKKTWDPDNIFNPEKITDTPKMNTNLRYFPGKPIKDIKTYFDFSKTQGIIRATEKCNGSGDCRKTEIIGGTMCPSYMATKDENNSTRARANILREILTNSEKNNPFNHKEIYEIMDLCLSCKACKSECPSSVDVAKLKAEFLQQFYDSNGIPFRSRLIANITKINSIGAIAPFITNFFMSNPITSKLMMRLIGFSTKRRMPLLNNITLKKWVTKYYKQLIPKKNTSGTIYLFIDEFTNYNDSDIGIKTILLLTKLGYEVKIPKHVESGRTYLSKGLVKEAKKIAIKNVQLLEGLITEENPLIGIEPSAILSFRDEYTELVNSTLQETANNISKNSFLIDEFLAREIEKGKIKKEQFTDKLKYIKLHGHCHQKALSSTSATLKVLSFPENYYADEIPSGCCGMAGAFGYEKEHYDISMQIGELVLFPEIRKTKSETIIAAPGTSCRQQIKDGTNRDAQHPVEILYDALVK
- a CDS encoding type II toxin-antitoxin system HigB family toxin, with product MRIIAFRTLREFWENPEYSDSETSLRSWYHDAKISDWKNSNELKQQYINASIVGKGRVVFNIKGNSYRLVVSIDYEFQVIFIRFIGTHKQYDKIDAKTI
- a CDS encoding dihydrofolate reductase; amino-acid sequence: MKKKILITYQIPKEGLTKLYDNYEVTYPDKTILSTEDMLEIISEYDAIITVFGKKLDNKVIEKGTKLRIISNYGVGYDNIDINYAKEKGIIVTNTPNPVTEPTAEVAIGLMLSLMRRIGECNNRLRTEKDFKWGIMENLGRTLSGKTLGIIGMGKIGKSTAIKAKVFGMNIIYNNRNRLSSEIEHELGVKFVKFNELLETADVISIHTPLSNETHHMLSEQEFSIMKPSVFIINTARGAVIDEKILIKYLQEGKIAGAGLDVFENEPNIPSELKKMNNVVIIPHIGTGTVETRIEIAQVASKNIIDYFEGKTSEFVVNK
- a CDS encoding T9SS type A sorting domain-containing protein; its protein translation is MKKITFLFVLLMLFIGLQLCYTQAPDWSRVLQFNTFDLQYGRVVTTDASNVYMAGSISGPITFDGTSFTSVGARDMIIVKLSNTGVTTWVKQINAQVNGLITAKAIKVDTNQNLYVSGTFTGTTTIGSSTITSGTLYNEFIAKFDVDGNGVWATAYLAAGTGSSKIALDNNGNSYLISSSSKLFKFDNSGIKQWEQNYTDQTLQAIAVYDSNLYIGGALPYGTTTFGTITLTSGTTLNTGFLVKATLDGVYYDSIVEGGLPLSTKEGNYQAVGYFYHPTAPRAINLIKAVYGMEEDKLFTFVGDLTTYTGSLIFIINGDSTISYDPSSNINGNIVTAIPDSVNYYDPLEHKFYLNYQYSMYGTPRLISEVLTLVETTGASGNGTSIADITFDNAGNLLIAGGSTNFLTLDTVSLINTVPSTYIAKCDTSFNFLWAKQSSKLNPSTLTNFSIYSDNFDNIYEVGYSTLNEPISYGSVTVHNLPGSSFLFKFDSNGNAINGYSINSPSKNGTMISIEGKILSTGSYDISGEIFYGNLFINQYNGENLEWRKISTNTQSGTAIVNYVKHDSSGNTYVKSSVSGYCNYFGTIINSNSNSSVTVIAKHDITGNLLWVNQVVDLKPNSLGSPSFGPGFTLDKDNNVLTVGRFETSLNIGDQTFINQNTFNDGYVAKYNSNGQFAWAVQLNADGWDCTLDGITADSEGNVIVSGEFTSEITISGNTISAGTNYGVFIIKFDANGNYIWAHGFPIGELVYLAMVSADENNNIYLAGEMYNRTTNLLTFGTVSTPQTNEDGGTVLVKFDADGNPQWANTYGGVVGASGADGWPVDIKTDATGNTYLWGWCRNNAVFGTTTLTNPFDHKWSYYLTKINTAGDVVWANAVYEKNYSVNYGDLLDLDKTGNIYVGGHFRDSISIAGTIYIPDGLNDFFVARYSNNGGFQWIKTIPADVRPINAISVFNDNILTLGGSSGKNSTLGNFDIIRKGGSSCIIATLGNLPFLTVSADTLTIEAAASSTTTFDISSNVSWTAESNQSWLTVNSSSGSDDETITLTATANPTTSPRTATVTVSENRVPPQTIIVIQDSAAPVLTVSTNTLAIAAADSSTATFDINSNINWTAESNQSWLIVSNSAGFGDETITLTATANTTISSRTATVTVSGNGVSTQTIVVTQDGAAPVLTVSTDTLTIAATDSSIVTFDITTNISWIAIGNQSWLTVSSSAGSGDETITLTATANPTIISRTASVTVYGTGVTEQIITIVQDAAIPVLTVSTNTLTITATDPITVTFDITSNISWAAESNQNWLTVSSSAGSGNETITLTATTNPITSSRTAIVTVSGTGVTEQIITVVQDGAIPVLMVSTNTLTIAAADSSTATFDISSNISWIELSNQSWLTMSSSAGSGNETITLTATANPTISSRTAIITVYGTGVTEQIITVVQDSAAPVLTVSTNTLTIAATDSTSATFDIASNISWTAESNQNWLTISSSAGSENETITLTATANSITSSRTATITVSGNGVSEQIITVVQDASTSVLMVSTNTLTIAAADSSNVTFDISSNISWIAISDQSWLTVSSSVGSGDETIILTATANSITSQRTATVTVYGTGVTEQIITIVQDAAISILTVSTNTLTIAATDNSTATFDINSNISWTAESNQSWLTVGIGAGFGNETITLTATANPIISSRTAIVTVYGTGVTEQIIIVIQNAAISVLTVSANTLTIAATDSTSATFEISSNISWIAISNQIWLTVSSSAGSGDETITLTATSNPTTDLRTATVTVYGTGVTEQTVTVTQNGIITRINEIINNYNVNLYPNPNNGKFNLDLDNFNSNDIINITIINSLGIVIKKFELTKISANYTQEIDLGNLVKSLYFMTLQTNKTWAVKSFVVQ
- a CDS encoding helix-turn-helix domain-containing protein, whose amino-acid sequence is MEIRPIKTEQDYNESIKRIEELWGAKKDSPEGDEFDLLCTLVESYEMKHYPIAPPDPVDAIKFRMEQMGMTKTDLAKYLGSQSRVSEVLNRKRQLTLKMIKSLYKGLKIPAEILLA